GAGAAAAGATAGCCAAAGTTTCCCATAATCAGAAATGGATGCTTACTGCTCCTGTACACATAGTATGTGTGGCCGATTTGCAATGCCGGATAAAGGAAGGGCATATCTCAATAAATGAATTAAGTCCGGAAGAAGAAGTAAAACAGATTATCAGAGATGCAGCCATCGCTATCGAACACATTGCTCTGCAAGCTGTGGAACTAGGATTGGGGACGTGTTGGGTTGCCTGGTATACTCAGGAAGAATTCCGACCGGTACTTAATATTCCGGAAGATAAATATGTGGTCTGCGTACTTACTGTAGGTTATCCGGATGAAGCGCCTAATCCGCGCCCTAGAAAATCACTGAAAGAAATAGTGCACCACGAGCAGTGGTAATAAAAAAAAGAGCTATCTCAAAATAGGAAAGTGAGATAGTCTCGCTGTTATTCGTAACTTCAACTATAAAAATTCCCCTCATATTAGCTTGTTCTATTAATAAACCAAGCTAAAATAAGGGGAGTTTTCTTTAAAGAGGCTTCAATCTATGAGATTTTCAGTTCTGAAACTCTATTTTGATACAGCCTCTTTTTCAAGTTTAATATTTAAAATTCCACAAGAATTCTGAATACCTTTCCAGGGTTTGCAGCCCATTCTTCCATTGCTTCTAAAGCATTTTCAGGAGTTGCAATCTTAGAAATCAATTCGTCCTTAGGACAAGTTCCTTGTTGCAGGTATTTTGCAACAGCACGGAAGTCGGCAGGAAGAGCATTACGTGAGCCACGGATATCAAGTTCCTTCTGAACAAAGTATTTTGTCTGGAAAGAAACTTCACTCTTAGCATAACCAATG
This genomic interval from uncultured Bacteroides sp. contains the following:
- a CDS encoding nitroreductase family protein, which translates into the protein MMIKAIEARRSIRKYKSQEVEEEKITELLESARLAPSGSNTQPSHFIVVKSKENREKIAKVSHNQKWMLTAPVHIVCVADLQCRIKEGHISINELSPEEEVKQIIRDAAIAIEHIALQAVELGLGTCWVAWYTQEEFRPVLNIPEDKYVVCVLTVGYPDEAPNPRPRKSLKEIVHHEQW